One stretch of Punica granatum isolate Tunisia-2019 chromosome 5, ASM765513v2, whole genome shotgun sequence DNA includes these proteins:
- the LOC116208724 gene encoding aspartic proteinase PCS1: MTEPFKFKLLLTIRFITVILFLAQLRFTGQFQPQLQPLALPLETREVSYDSVPRPPSKLPFRHNVSLTVSLMAGTPPQNVTMVIDTGSELSWLRCNKTAQAQSYPTSFDPARSQSYSPVSCTSPTCTSGTRDFPIPASCDPNQLCHAMLSYADASTSEGNLASDTFFIGPGRISGLVFGCMDSAYSSNSEEDSRNTGLMGMNRGSLSFVSQMGFPKFSYCISSSDFSGLLLLGDGNFSWSLPLNYTPLIQMSTPLPYFDRVAYTVQLVGIKVSDTLLSLPKSIFEPDHTGAGQTMVDSGTQFTFLLGPVYNALRAEFLKQTTGVLRVLEDPNFVFQGAMDLCYLVQTDQKSLPPLPSVSLVFQGAEMTVPGDRALYRVPDQVRGTDSVDCLSFGNSDLLGVEAFVIGHHHQQNVWMEYDLQNSRIGPAHVQCDSASQNFGIGPQSNRNRG; the protein is encoded by the coding sequence ATGACTGAACCTTTCAAGTTCAAACTCCTCCTAACGATTAGGTTCATCACTGTCATTTTATTTCTGGCCCAGCTACGCTTCACCGGTCAGTTTCAGCCGCAGTTACAACCTCTAGCTCTGCCGCTTGAGACCCGAGAAGTCAGCTACGATTCGGTCCCCAGGCCCCCGAGCAAGCTCCCCTTCCGCCACAATGTCAGCCTCACCGTGTCCCTTATGGCAGGGACACCGCCCCAGAATGTGACCATGGTGATCGACACTGGGAGCGAGCTCTCGTGGCTCCGCTGCAACAAGACGGCCCAGGCCCAGAGCTACCCGACATCCTTCGATCCAGCCCGATCTCAGTCCTACTCGCCCGTTTCCTGCACCTCTCCCACCTGCACCAGCGGGACTCGGGACTTTCCAATACCTGCTTCCTGTGACCCGAACCAGCTCTGCCATGCGATGCTCTCCTATGCCGACGCATCCACCAGTGAAGGCAACCTTGCCTCGGACACGTTCTTCATCGGGCCGGGCCGGATCTCCGGTCTGGTTTTCGGGTGCATGGACTCAGCCTACAGTTCCAACTCCGAGGAGGACTCCCGGAATACCGGGCTGATGGGCATGAATCGCGGATCCCTCTCGTTTGTGTCCCAGATGGGGTTCCCAAAGTTCTCATACTGCATTTCCAGCTCAGACTTCTCAGGGCTTCTCCTGCTCGGGGACGGGAACTTCTCATGGTCCCTGCCCTTGAACTACACCCCATTGATCCAAATGTCCACCCCATTACCGTACTTCGATCGGGTCGCCTACACAGTCCAGCTCGTGGGGATCAAGGTCTCGGACACATTACTTTCCCTGCCAAAGTCCATTTTCGAACCGGACCACACCGGGGCAGGCCAGACTATGGTGGACTCCGGAACCCAATTCACATTCCTGCTAGGGCCCGTCTATAATGCCCTGAGGGCAGAGTTCCTTAAGCAAACAACAGGAGTGTTAAGGGTCCTGGAGGACCCGAACTTCGTGTTCCAGGGTGCTATGGATCTATGTTACTTAGTCCAGACCGATCAAAAATCCCTGCCTCCCTTACCATCAGTGAGCCTTGTGTTCCAGGGGGCCGAGATGACTGTTCCAGGAGACCGGGCTCTGTACCGTGTGCCAGATCAAGTGAGGGGAACTGATTCAGTGGACTGCTTGTCTTTTGGGAACTCCGACCTGCTTGGAGTGGAAGCATTCGTGATTGGCCATCACCACCAACAGAATGTCTGGATGGAATACGATCTCCAAAATTCCAGGATCGGGCCGGCACATGTACAGTGCGATTCAGCCAGCCAGAACTTCGGTATCGGGCCTCAATCAAACCGAAATCGAGGATGA
- the LOC116208723 gene encoding amino acid transporter AVT1D gives MKLDEDLGPDREEEFQTDDEENQAQRVCKEDFQDDDTDSQSDHPSRNHSGNDNDTNAILWPQSYRRSIDMLTSFTPPSLSFLKGTSSTHISSSLTTVYKRPHQSSEHDYSLNQSLISLPSVDEKDRPPSEKFQAQTPKSSCTKFSVSELPLKEECSFIQAIVNGINVLCGIGILTVPYAIHQGGWSSLILLFLISVVSAYTGILLKRCLESSPGLKTYPDIGQAAFGVYGRLAIAIALYVDLYASCVEYIIMMSDNLASLFPHAEAYISGFHLSSHQIFAVASTLIVLPTVWLRNLGLLAYLSVGGVVASILVVLCLLWVGTVDEVGFHATGTAINLVNLPFTIGIFGFCYSGHSVFPNIYSSMKEPSKFPAVIIASFVFCFSIYAGTAVSGFMMFGDSIKSQFTLNMPTKFMATKIAVWTTVVNPMTKYALTIMPVSLCLEELLPSSKRTSYSIAIVIRTVLTLSTLVVALTIPFFGFVMALMGSLLAMLMALIFPCASYLRLLNGRLSKLEIGACWFTIVLGIFCSIIGTYSAIGELANERG, from the exons ATGAAGCTTGACGAGGACCTGGGGCCTGATCGGGAGGAGGAGTTCCAGACCGACGATGAAGAAAATCAGGCGCAGAGGGTGTGCAAGGAGGACTTCCAGGACGATGACACAGATAGCCAATCTGATCATCCATCTCGGAACCATTCGGGGAATGACAATGATACAAACGCCATTCTATGGCCTCAGAGTTACAG GCGGTCAATTGACATGCTTACCAGTTTCACGCCTCCCTCTCTGAGCTTCTTGAAGGGAACGAGTTCAACGCATATTAGCAGTTCTCTGACCACAGTATACAAAAGACCTCATCAATCTTCGGAGCACGATTATTCACTCAACCAATCCCTCATTTCATTACCAAGTGTCGATGAAAAAGATAGGCCTCCCTCTGAGAAGTTTCAGGCTCAGACGCCCAAATCTTCCTGCACGAAATTCTCCGTCAGTGAATTACCGCTAAAAGAAGAGTGCTCGTTTATACAAGCAATAGTTAATG GAATCAATGTCCTATGCGGCATTGGAATACTTACAGTTCCATATGCGATACATCAAGGAGGGTGGTCGAGTCTTATACTGCTCTTTCTCATTAGTGTAGTTTCAGCTTACACAGGCATCTTGCTGAAGCGATGTTTAGAAAGCTCTCCGGGACTCAAAACTTACCCGGACATTGGGCAAGCTGCCTTCGGCGTATATGGCCGCTTAGCAATTGCT ATAGCACTATACGTCGACTTATAT GCTTCCTGTGTAGAGTACATAATTATGATGAGCGATAACCTGGCCTCCCTATTCCCACATGCCGAAGCCTATATCTCTGGTTTCCATCTCAGTTCTCATCAAATATTTGCGGTCGCCTCTACCCTCATAGTTCTTCCGACAGTTTGGCTTCGGAATCTGGGTCTGCTTGCCTATCTTTCAG TTGGAGGGGTTGTGGCATCAATCTTAGTTGTGCTATGCTTGTTGTGGGTGGGAACAGTGGATGAAGTCGGTTTCCATGCGACTGGCACAGCAATCAACCTTGTAAATCTGCCCTTCACGATTGGCATCTTTGGCTTCTGCTACTCGGGCCACTCTGTTTTTCCGAACATCTACTCCTCCATGAAAGAGCCATCAAAGTTTCCAGCAGTTATAATAGCCAG CTTCGTCTTTTGCTTTTCTATATATGCTGGGACAGCGGTGAGTGGGTTTATGATGTTCGGGGACTCAATCAAATCCCAATTCACTCTAAACATGCCCACAAAGTTCATGGCTACTAAAATTGCGGTTTGGACAACA GTGGTGAACCCAATGACAAAGTATGCATTGACGATTATGCCTGTCTCCCTGTGTCTGGAAGAGCTTCTGCCTTCATCCAAGCGTACATCTTATAGCATAGCCATTGTCATCAGAACGGTTTTAACTCTCTCGACATTAGTTGTGGCATTGACTATTCCATTTTTCG GTTTTGTGATGGCTTTGATGGGATCACTCCTTGCAATGTTAATG GCTCTCATCTTCCCCTGCGCATCTTATCTTAGACTACTCAACGGTCGATTGAGTAAGCTGGAG ATTGGAGCTTGCTGGTTCACAATAGTTCTCGGCATATTCTGTTCGATTATTGGGACATATTCAGCAATCGGCGAATTAGCCAATGAGAGGGGCTAG
- the LOC116208726 gene encoding uncharacterized protein LOC116208726, translated as MALLSPSQTLFLARQSTCNHSPGSMSTRRLVPGPEWRAGQSSYGMKQKRPLTVVAAFGDVSADGTTYLFAGAATVALLGTAFPILFSRKDLCPDCDGAGFIRKSGVTLRANAARKDQAQIVCPRCNGLGKLDQIDK; from the exons ATGGCTTTACTATCCCCTTCACAGACTCTCTTTCTGGCAAGGCAGTCGACTTGCAATCACAGCCCAGGTTCAATGTCTACAAGACGGCTTGTTCCAGGTCCGGAATGGAGGGCTGGCCAAAGTAGCTACGGCATGAAGCAGAAGAGGCCTCTGACGGTGGTTGCAGCCTTCGGAGACGTATCAGCTGATGGAACGACCTACCTGTTCGCCGGTGCTGCCACCGTGGCTCTCCTTGGAACTGCCTTCCCAATCCTCTTCTCCCGCAAGGACTT GTGCCCTGATTGTGATGGAGCAGGTTTCATCCGCAAATCTGGCGTGACTCTGAGAGCAAATGCGGCAAGGAAGGACCAGGCTCAGATCGTCTGTCCTCGTTGCAATGGACTTGGCAAGCTCGACCAAATTGACAAATAA
- the LOC116208725 gene encoding thaumatin-like protein → MPASSSSSFFLLLCLLSSFSVMISGYGEQLILVNNCNESIWPGMLGGAGHPTPNAGGFLLTSGQEVVIDLPQKWSGRVWGRQGCSFDSTGKGSCETGDCNGLLRCQGTGGTPPATVVEMTLGSSASPLHFYDVSLVDGFNLPVSMKPVGGGVGCGVASCEVDLNVCCPSALEVRKGGKIVGCKSACLAMQSAKYCCTGSYANPKACKPTLFANLFKAICPRAYSYAFDDSSSLNKCRASRYVITFCPPK, encoded by the exons ATGCCCGCTTCATCTTCAtcctccttcttcctcctcctctgcctCCTCTCCTCCTTCTCCGTGATGATCTCAGGCT ATGGGGAGCAGCTGATTTTAGTGAACAATTGCAATGAGAGCATATGGCCAGGAATGCTGGGCGGAGCGGGCCACCCCACCCCGAATGCTGGCGGCTTCCTCCTCACGAGTGGCCAGGAGGTCGTGATCGATCTCCCTCAGAAGTGGTCCGGCAGGGTGTGGGGCCGCCAGGGCtgctccttcgactccactGGGAAGGGATCCTGTGAAACTGGCGACTGCAACGGCCTCCTCCGATGCCAGGGCACTGGCGGGACCCCGCCTGCCACTGTGGTTGAGATGACCCTTGGCTCCTCCGCCTCCCCGCTGCACTTCTATGACGTGAGCCTCGTGGATGGGTTCAACCTCCCTGTGTCGATGAAGCCTGTAGGGGGCGGTGTCGGGTGTGGGGTCGCCTCCTGCGAGGTCGACCTCAATGTTTGCTGTCCCTCGGCATTGGAGGTAAGAAAGGGAGGGAAGATCGTCGGGTGCAAGAGCGCATGCCTCGCAATGCAGTCCGCCAAGTACTGCTGCACGGGGAGCTATGCCAACCCAAAGGCTTGCAAGCCAACCCTTTTCGCAAATCTCTTCAAAGCGATCTGCCCAAGGGCGTACAGCTACGCGTTCGATGACTCGTCGAGCCTCAACAAGTGCAGGGCTTCGCGTTACGTGATCACTTTCTGCCCTCCCAAATGA
- the LOC116208628 gene encoding uncharacterized protein LOC116208628 — translation MFGVGAKLLRSATTVSRAARAATARQLPSPLFPSSPSRLVHGDKINVPDANPVALQMINYALSHARSQKSDDSYSQGMLVLEQCLSNQLSEGRDAENSRGLVLLAMSTILSERGDFDGAMEKLRVIEGLKNSSLGVRVAAIEALIGLNLELGQDDASSVLADKCLELLAEEPIESGSAGSMISARAKAVKGLVELVHGDLDSAGSYFQGSDGDKYSTGSVALSYGQFLHSTMNFLLAKEIYQKVIQGTSENEGLADAHLAACNMIPEEVALGATCALGQLESHLGNFGDAEEILTKALTKTEEYFGSYHPKVGVVLTCIALMFRWKAMKDRSSSLLVQEGLFRRATDLLKAPALDSKGTETKAGRRDVIALARGGYAEALCVQQNRNAEGEKLKSWAESAWKNHRLSLSEALDWPGPSSHLPIIDSRTSRVL, via the exons ATGTTCGGCGTCGGAGCGAAGTTGCTCAGGTCGGCAACCACCGTCTCGCGTGCGGCGAGAGCGGCCACTGCCCGTCAATTACCGTCCCCTCTTTTCCCGTCCTCACCGTCTCGATTAGTTCATGGTGATAAAATTAATGTACCGGATGCAAACCCTGTCGCTCTTCAGATGATCAATTACGCCCTCTCCCATGCCCGGTCCCAAAAATCAG ACGATTCATACTCCCAGGGGATGCTTGTGCTGGAGCAGTGTCTGTCGAATCAGCTGAGTGAAGGCCGAGATGCAGAAAACTCGAGGGGATTAGTCTTGCTTGCCATGTCTACTATATTATCTGAGAG GGGGGATTTTGATGGAGCAATGGAGAAGCTGCGTGTGATTGAGGGCTTGAAGAATTCTTCTTTGGGAGTTAGAG TTGCTGCTATCGAAGCTCTCATCGGACTAAACTTGGAGCTGGGGCAA GATGATGCTTCATCAGTGCTCGCAGATAAATGCTTAGAGCTATTGGCTGAGGAACCAATAGAAAGTGGAAGTGCAGGATCTATGATAAGTGCTCGTGCAAAAGCAGTGAAAGGGCTGGTTGAGTTAGTTCATGGTGATCTCGATTCTG CTGGATCATATTTTCAAGGGAGTGATGGAGACAAATATTCCACTG GCAGTGTTGCCCTATCTTACGGGCAATTTTTGCATTCCACAATGAACTTTTTATTGGCAAAGGAGATATACCAGAAGGTCATTCAAGGAACATCTGAGAATGAGGGCTTGGCCGACGCTCATTTGGCAGCTTGTAATATGATTCCAGAGGAAGTCGCGTTGGGTGCAACATGTGCTTTGGGACAGCTTGAATCGCACTTGGG GAACTTTGGTGATGCAGAGGAGATACTGACAAAGGCTTTAACCAAAACGGAGGAATATTTTG GATCTTATCATCCAAAGGTTGGGGTTGTCTTAACTTGCATAGCTCTCATGTTTCGGTGGAAAGCGATGAAAGATCGCTCAAGTTCTCTTTTAGTTCAGGAG GGACTGTTCAGAAGGGCCACTGATCTACTGAAAGCTCCTGCATTGGATAGCAAAG GAACAGAGACAAAGGCTGGTAGAAGAGATGTCATAGCCTTGGCAAGAG GTGGTTATGCAGAAGCACTTTGTGTCCAGCAAAACAGAAACGCTGAAGGGGAGAAACTGAAGAGCTGGGCTGAGTCCGCATGGAAAAACCATCGCCTCTCGCTGTCAGAGGCACTAGATTGGCCAGGTCCTTCTTCCCACTTGCCGATCATAGATTCCCGAACGAGCCGTGTACTGTAA
- the LOC116208629 gene encoding light-harvesting complex-like protein OHP1, chloroplastic, translating to MAASVNISASSLIPTRALPLPSGNQRQSSINLHRDHGNKLSGRRPSFRVRAAKLPSGVELPKAQPKFQAPFVGFTRTAETWNSRACMIGLVGTFIVELIINRGILQVIGVEVGKGLNLPL from the exons ATGGCTGCTTCGGTTAACATCTCAGCTTCCTCTCTCATCCCCACGAGGGCTCTCCCTCTCCCTAGTGGGAACCAGCGGCAGTCCTCCATCAATCTTCACCGGGACCATGGCAACAAACTCTCCGGGCGCAGACCCTCATTCCGAGTCCGAGCCGCAAAGCTTCCTTCCGGG GTAGAGTTGCCTAAAGCGCAACCGAAATTTCAAGCACCTTTCGTGGGATTTACCAGGACAGCTGAGACATGGAACTCTAGGGCTTGCATGATTGGGCTCGTAGGGACTTTCATCGTCGAACTG ATAATAAACAGAGGAATACTCCAAGTGATTGGAGTGGAGGTGGGCAAAGGACTCAATCTTCCTCTCTAG